A stretch of Deferribacter autotrophicus DNA encodes these proteins:
- a CDS encoding IS110 family transposase, whose protein sequence is MYKYQKVVGIDVSKLNLSISVYDGKKYSFYEVSNNTNLFKKDFFDKERLDLSTTLFIMENTGVYHLKLATYLVKELGCIVSVVNPLAIKNFIGIDLNRLKTDKADSKKIAEFGYIYGDKYLFSPTDELSEKIELTLNMIDDFYNQINTLSNQLESLMQRYYKFPEIIKSYKSMIKTYQRKIREAEKELERLIKKNFKVEYELLRSIPGAGLKFCSLVIGKLKCFKNFDKAKQVSSYIGICPSPYESGSSIKGRGKISKRGNTYMRKILFMCSLSACKHNRSCRTLYYRLIASGKPKKLALIAVANKLIRQAFGILKSGKPYDPDYHAGLTHSAKNA, encoded by the coding sequence ATGTATAAGTATCAAAAGGTGGTAGGTATTGATGTATCGAAGTTGAATTTATCCATAAGCGTATATGATGGTAAGAAGTATAGTTTTTACGAAGTTTCTAATAATACTAACTTATTTAAAAAAGATTTTTTTGACAAAGAGAGATTAGATTTATCAACCACACTTTTCATAATGGAAAACACAGGAGTATATCACTTAAAGTTAGCAACCTATTTAGTAAAAGAATTAGGATGTATAGTATCAGTAGTAAATCCGCTTGCAATAAAAAACTTTATAGGTATTGATTTAAACAGATTAAAAACAGATAAGGCAGACTCTAAAAAGATAGCAGAGTTTGGTTATATTTATGGTGATAAATACTTATTTAGTCCTACAGATGAACTCTCAGAAAAGATAGAATTAACGTTAAACATGATAGATGATTTTTATAATCAAATAAACACGCTAAGTAATCAATTGGAAAGTTTAATGCAAAGATACTATAAATTTCCTGAAATAATAAAAAGTTACAAAAGCATGATAAAAACATATCAAAGAAAGATTAGAGAAGCGGAGAAGGAACTAGAGAGATTAATAAAGAAAAATTTTAAAGTGGAATATGAGCTTTTACGTAGTATTCCAGGTGCTGGATTAAAGTTTTGTTCACTTGTAATAGGTAAACTTAAATGTTTTAAAAATTTCGATAAGGCTAAGCAAGTAAGTTCATATATTGGGATTTGTCCTAGTCCTTATGAGTCAGGGAGTTCAATTAAAGGCAGAGGTAAAATATCCAAGAGGGGTAACACGTATATGAGAAAAATATTATTTATGTGTTCATTAAGTGCTTGTAAGCATAACAGGAGCTGTAGGACTTTGTATTATAGGTTGATTGCATCTGGGAAACCTAAAAAGCTAGCGTTAATTGCTGTTGCAAATAAATTAATAAGACAAGCTTTTGGGATATTGAAAAGTGGAAAACCTTATGATCCTGATTATCATGCAGGATTAACACATAGTGCAAAAAATGCTTGA
- a CDS encoding TRAP transporter large permease — protein sequence MISDPLILSFVMFGIMFLFLLSGLWIGFSLFAAAIAGMLLYKFNLPPTISVWHKIGALIANSVWNSLDSWSLTALPLFILMGEVLYRTAISTKLLNGLLPWLTKVPGKLLHINVVACSLFAAVSGSSAATTATVGKITLDELSKRGYDKNLALGSLAGAGTLGFLIPPSLIMIIYGVLSDTSIGKLFVGGVIPGLMLAGMYSTYIIIVTLIKPNVVPKDDEEFSFKEKIKRSKEIFPVLFLVFIVLGGIYLGFTTPTEAAAIGVIGAYLLAILFKNLTWENFKTSLLSAVKTTCMISFIIMGAAFLSQVVGFVGIARALSEYIASLNLSPYVLIFVVGLMYIFLGMILDGISMVVMTLPIVLPIVTLAGFKPLWFGIFLVFMVELAQITPPVGFSLFVIQGISGEDISKILKATFPFFLIMIIMVVLITMFPEIVFYLPQKMIE from the coding sequence ATGATCTCTGATCCACTAATACTTTCCTTTGTTATGTTTGGTATAATGTTTTTGTTTTTACTTAGTGGTTTGTGGATAGGTTTTTCCCTTTTTGCTGCTGCTATTGCAGGGATGTTGCTTTACAAGTTTAATTTGCCACCCACTATCTCTGTTTGGCACAAAATTGGAGCGTTGATTGCAAATTCTGTATGGAACAGTTTGGATTCTTGGTCTTTGACTGCGTTGCCGTTGTTTATTTTGATGGGTGAAGTGTTATACAGGACAGCTATTTCCACAAAGCTGTTAAACGGATTATTACCATGGCTTACAAAGGTTCCAGGGAAATTACTTCATATAAATGTTGTAGCATGTTCGCTGTTTGCAGCAGTTTCAGGCTCAAGTGCAGCCACTACAGCCACAGTGGGAAAGATTACGTTGGATGAACTTTCAAAAAGAGGGTATGATAAAAATCTTGCATTGGGTTCTCTTGCCGGAGCTGGGACTCTCGGTTTTCTTATTCCACCAAGTTTAATTATGATTATTTATGGTGTGCTTTCTGACACATCTATCGGTAAGCTTTTTGTAGGTGGTGTTATACCTGGCTTAATGCTTGCTGGTATGTATTCTACATATATAATTATTGTTACTCTTATAAAACCAAATGTAGTTCCTAAGGACGATGAAGAATTTTCTTTTAAAGAAAAAATTAAACGATCAAAAGAAATATTTCCAGTTTTATTTCTTGTTTTTATAGTGTTAGGTGGTATTTATCTTGGTTTTACAACACCTACTGAAGCAGCTGCCATAGGTGTAATAGGTGCTTATTTGCTTGCTATATTGTTTAAAAACCTTACATGGGAAAACTTTAAGACTTCTCTATTAAGTGCTGTTAAGACAACCTGTATGATTTCATTTATAATAATGGGTGCTGCGTTTTTATCACAGGTAGTTGGTTTTGTAGGAATAGCCAGGGCGTTAAGTGAATATATTGCAAGTTTAAATTTGTCACCTTATGTTCTGATTTTTGTTGTGGGATTGATGTATATCTTTTTAGGGATGATTTTGGACGGAATTTCCATGGTAGTTATGACTCTACCCATTGTATTGCCCATTGTTACTTTGGCCGGGTTTAAGCCATTATGGTTTGGTATATTTTTAGTGTTCATGGTGGAGTTGGCTCAGATTACACCACCTGTGGGGTTTAGTCTTTTTGTAATTCAGGGGATATCTGGTGAGGATATATCTAAAATATTAAAGGCTACATTTCCATTTTTTCTTATAATGATAATCATGGTTGTTTTAATTACTATGTTTCCAGAGATTGTATTTTATCTTCCCCAAAAGATGATTGAATGA
- a CDS encoding TRAP transporter small permease subunit: protein MKRILRIIETASNIGAVFSAIFMILIVCLIAVEIFLRALFNTSTLIADEYSAYMFVFVVMLGLSYTFKEKGHIRITIITSRLGEKARNYLETVVLFVVLAILVFSIYHSAMMVYDTYSLDMRADTIAETPLYIPQIALPIGYTIFALQILGEILKKFIKEDGK from the coding sequence ATGAAAAGAATATTAAGAATCATTGAGACGGCATCGAATATCGGTGCCGTTTTTTCAGCAATTTTTATGATTTTAATTGTATGTTTGATAGCAGTAGAAATTTTTCTTAGGGCTTTGTTCAATACGTCCACGTTGATAGCAGATGAATACAGCGCTTATATGTTTGTTTTTGTTGTAATGCTCGGCTTGTCTTACACTTTTAAGGAAAAAGGTCATATAAGAATTACTATTATTACATCGAGATTGGGAGAAAAAGCTCGAAACTATCTTGAGACAGTAGTTCTTTTTGTTGTTTTGGCAATACTTGTTTTTTCCATATATCATTCTGCAATGATGGTTTATGACACATATTCTTTGGATATGCGGGCGGATACGATAGCGGAAACGCCACTGTATATACCTCAAATAGCATTACCTATCGGATATACAATTTTTGCTTTGCAGATTTTGGGCGAAATTTTGAAAAAATTTATTAAAGAGGATGGTAAATGA
- a CDS encoding TRAP transporter substrate-binding protein, with product MKHVKNILSFMLMLMFSLTVFAGNVKLDLNAIYGATSFHTQGAMEFAKLVEKYSNGSVKIIVHPGGSLGFKGPELLKAVKDAQVPMSDILMGVVAGSEHVFGISSLPRLVSNFKEARALYEDCKPLYEKAALKWNQKFLYAAPWPPSGLVTKKEIKSVADLKGLKTRTYDKNGAKFLRELGGSPVSMPWGEVYSSLRTGVIDSVLTSTESAKNGKFWEVLKYFTNIYYAFPLNMVTINLDYWKSLSKDQQKAILKAAKEIEEKQWKNSEERYFSAAEILKKHGMVINDPTPELVKAMDKAAKKIIEEFMKKAKGKERKVLEKYVK from the coding sequence ATGAAGCATGTAAAGAATATTTTAAGTTTTATGCTAATGCTAATGTTTTCTTTAACCGTGTTTGCTGGAAATGTTAAGCTTGATTTAAACGCTATTTATGGTGCTACCAGTTTTCATACTCAGGGAGCGATGGAATTTGCTAAGTTGGTGGAAAAATACTCTAATGGTAGCGTGAAAATAATTGTTCATCCTGGTGGAAGTTTGGGGTTTAAAGGTCCAGAGCTTCTAAAAGCTGTAAAAGATGCTCAAGTTCCTATGTCTGATATTCTGATGGGTGTTGTTGCAGGTAGTGAACATGTTTTTGGAATCAGTTCATTACCAAGACTTGTTTCAAACTTTAAAGAAGCAAGAGCTTTATATGAAGATTGTAAGCCGCTTTATGAGAAAGCTGCATTGAAATGGAATCAAAAGTTTTTATATGCTGCTCCATGGCCACCAAGTGGTTTGGTTACCAAAAAGGAAATAAAAAGTGTTGCTGATTTAAAAGGGCTTAAAACAAGGACTTACGATAAGAATGGTGCAAAGTTTTTGAGAGAGCTTGGTGGATCTCCTGTATCAATGCCATGGGGAGAGGTTTACTCATCTCTCAGGACCGGAGTAATTGATTCTGTGTTAACTTCCACTGAATCTGCGAAAAATGGTAAATTCTGGGAAGTATTGAAGTATTTTACAAATATTTACTATGCGTTTCCTCTCAATATGGTGACTATAAATCTCGACTACTGGAAATCATTGTCAAAAGATCAGCAAAAAGCAATTTTGAAAGCAGCCAAAGAGATTGAAGAAAAGCAGTGGAAAAATTCTGAAGAAAGGTATTTTTCAGCTGCAGAAATACTGAAAAAGCATGGAATGGTTATAAATGATCCAACTCCAGAGTTAGTTAAGGCTATGGATAAGGCTGCTAAAAAGATTATTGAAGAGTTTATGAAAAAAGCAAAAGGTAAAGAAAGAAAAGTTTTGGAAAAATATGTAAAATGA
- a CDS encoding DUF2848 family protein has product MLKAKVVNRDNVTAEINLDWEFAVALGYTGRDQESVNRHIEELKKLNVPIPQSIPAVYWFDPERISTTDTLYVIGDKTSGEIEFFAAFNASDELFITVASDHTDRELESISVSKSKQICTKIISNIFWRYDDIKNHFDEIILQCFVKFEDSEEYILYQEGKLNNILQINELIKYIKSDYFYNNEKFCFFSGTIPILSSETLFAKKYKLLMIDPVLKREITHTYKVIALPDRL; this is encoded by the coding sequence ATGTTAAAAGCTAAAGTAGTGAATAGAGATAATGTGACAGCAGAAATTAATTTAGATTGGGAATTTGCTGTTGCTTTAGGTTATACTGGGAGAGATCAAGAATCTGTTAATAGACATATTGAAGAATTAAAAAAGTTAAACGTTCCAATACCTCAGTCAATACCTGCGGTTTATTGGTTTGATCCTGAACGCATCTCTACCACAGATACACTTTATGTAATAGGTGATAAAACTTCAGGAGAAATTGAATTTTTTGCTGCATTTAATGCCAGTGATGAACTGTTTATAACAGTAGCAAGTGATCATACAGACAGGGAATTAGAATCAATTTCAGTTTCAAAATCAAAACAGATTTGCACTAAAATTATTTCAAATATTTTTTGGCGCTATGATGATATAAAAAATCATTTTGATGAAATAATACTTCAATGTTTTGTAAAATTTGAGGATAGTGAAGAATATATTCTATACCAAGAAGGAAAGCTCAATAATATTTTACAGATAAATGAATTAATCAAATACATAAAATCAGACTATTTTTATAATAATGAGAAATTTTGTTTTTTTAGTGGTACTATTCCAATCTTAAGTAGTGAGACTTTGTTTGCAAAGAAATATAAACTTCTAATGATTGATCCTGTCCTAAAAAGAGAAATTACCCATACATACAAAGTTATAGCGTTGCCTGATCGTTTATGA
- a CDS encoding TRAP transporter large permease: MNIAIVSLIILLTLLLLSIPVAATMGVLGIILEKLYSPFPLIRAIGDVAWSENASFVLFAIPLFILLGQILLKSGIAGDTYKAIDKWLSWLPGGLMHANIMTSALFAATSGSSVATAATIGTLALPQAEKYGYNESLFAGSIAAGGTLGILIPPSINLIVYGFLTNTSIPRLFVAGIIPGVMLAFLFMFMILILCIIYPKLGKVKKGISWQERIKTITNLLPILIIFLVVVGSIYAGFATPTESAAMGVIASLIITAIRGNLSLNLLKESIEGTMRSTGMIMLILLAATYLNFILVSLGLTDILQDFIRNLGFSPLNTLLIIIAMYIVLGFFIETLSMMVLTIPIVYPVILNLGFDPIWFGILLILLIEMALITPPVGLNLYVVQGVRGKGSIKEIIIGSVPFVIMMIIMIAVLIMFPEIVLYLPAKFN, translated from the coding sequence ATGAATATTGCAATAGTTTCTTTAATTATTTTGTTAACGTTATTGTTGTTAAGCATACCTGTTGCAGCTACAATGGGAGTTTTAGGGATAATTTTAGAAAAATTATATTCACCATTTCCTCTTATAAGGGCCATAGGTGATGTGGCATGGTCAGAAAATGCAAGTTTTGTATTATTTGCGATTCCTCTTTTTATTTTGTTAGGACAAATTTTGTTAAAATCTGGTATTGCTGGAGATACATACAAGGCTATTGATAAATGGTTATCATGGTTACCTGGTGGTCTAATGCATGCTAACATAATGACTTCTGCTCTTTTTGCAGCAACTTCTGGTTCAAGTGTAGCTACTGCTGCAACAATTGGAACATTAGCTTTACCCCAAGCTGAAAAATATGGTTATAACGAAAGTTTGTTTGCAGGATCGATAGCAGCAGGAGGGACGTTAGGTATATTAATTCCTCCATCAATAAACTTAATTGTATATGGATTTTTAACAAATACATCTATTCCAAGATTGTTTGTTGCAGGTATTATTCCCGGGGTTATGTTAGCGTTTTTATTTATGTTTATGATTTTGATTTTATGCATAATATATCCTAAGTTAGGTAAAGTTAAAAAGGGTATAAGTTGGCAAGAGAGAATTAAAACGATTACAAATTTATTACCAATTTTAATTATTTTTTTAGTTGTAGTTGGTTCAATTTATGCTGGGTTTGCAACACCTACAGAATCAGCAGCAATGGGAGTTATAGCGTCTTTAATAATTACGGCAATTAGAGGTAATTTGAGTTTAAATCTATTGAAAGAATCTATTGAAGGTACAATGAGATCTACAGGGATGATAATGTTAATTTTACTTGCTGCCACATACTTAAATTTTATTCTGGTTTCATTAGGATTAACTGATATTCTACAAGATTTTATTAGAAATTTAGGTTTTTCACCTTTAAATACATTACTTATTATTATTGCAATGTACATCGTGTTAGGTTTTTTTATCGAAACATTATCGATGATGGTATTAACAATACCGATTGTTTATCCTGTTATTTTAAATTTGGGGTTTGATCCAATTTGGTTTGGCATATTGCTTATTTTGTTAATAGAGATGGCTCTCATTACTCCCCCTGTTGGTTTAAATCTATATGTTGTGCAGGGTGTTAGAGGAAAAGGTTCTATAAAAGAAATTATTATTGGTAGTGTACCATTTGTAATTATGATGATAATAATGATTGCTGTATTGATAATGTTTCCTGAGATAGTATTGTATTTACCAGCAAAGTTTAATTAG
- a CDS encoding TRAP transporter small permease subunit translates to MLQFLDTVSEKGLFIVKKICFYGIIIQGLLLFFMSFFICADVLMRKLFSYSIRGSIELSSYTLAVMSGWIFAYALLTKAHVRIDILYNKFSLKLRLILDVLSYLSLLIFFVPLTYYSYHFFYTSWEKKSVANTPLHTPLWIPQGLWIISLIFFVVVVFIMLLRILILIVKKDYLEAYNVGGASTLEEEIEKEKAA, encoded by the coding sequence ATGTTACAGTTCTTAGACACTGTCAGTGAAAAAGGATTATTTATTGTAAAAAAAATTTGTTTTTATGGAATTATAATACAGGGTCTACTTCTATTTTTTATGTCATTTTTTATATGCGCAGATGTTTTAATGAGGAAACTGTTTTCTTATTCTATAAGGGGATCAATTGAACTTTCAAGTTATACTCTTGCTGTTATGAGTGGATGGATTTTTGCTTATGCCCTTTTAACAAAAGCACATGTTCGTATTGATATTTTATACAACAAATTTTCTTTAAAACTAAGACTTATTTTAGATGTGCTTTCTTATTTGTCGTTGTTAATATTTTTTGTACCTTTGACTTATTATTCTTATCACTTTTTTTATACGTCATGGGAGAAAAAATCTGTAGCTAATACACCATTGCACACGCCTCTTTGGATTCCTCAGGGTTTATGGATTATTAGTCTCATTTTCTTTGTAGTGGTTGTATTTATAATGTTATTAAGGATTTTAATATTAATAGTTAAGAAGGATTATTTAGAAGCTTATAATGTAGGAGGAGCTTCTACTTTAGAAGAGGAAATAGAAAAGGAAAAAGCAGCTTAG
- a CDS encoding TRAP transporter substrate-binding protein yields the protein MKVKSLKVIVLALCFLSISVLLYAAPKNLRVVGSWSSLALYKQFEKPFWTEVLPDAFGGKTKTIMSSLGQVKLKGASVLRAMNNGVFDVVSTVADYVVSDAPGLAGLDLPALAPDLELAKKVVEAYRPVMEDIIEKRFNAKLLAVVPYPAQVLFCRVEIDGLKDLKGKKIRASGWTTSKFIDALGATGVTISFSEVATSLQRGVVDCAVTGSLSGYSAGWGDVTNYLYPLPIGGWDYVITVMNMDVWNSLSKSEQELLSKLIKEKLEIPAWEDADEETVQGINCLTGIGKCDYGKPNKLKLVDIKKEDMQLSKKILVNDVLPAWAKQVTPDIVEKWNDTIGKVVGLKANK from the coding sequence ATGAAAGTAAAATCCTTAAAAGTAATTGTGCTAGCTTTATGTTTTCTAAGTATTTCTGTTCTACTTTATGCAGCTCCAAAAAATTTAAGAGTTGTTGGTAGCTGGAGCAGTTTGGCTCTTTATAAGCAATTTGAAAAACCATTTTGGACAGAAGTATTGCCTGATGCTTTTGGCGGAAAAACAAAAACAATTATGAGTTCTTTAGGCCAAGTGAAGCTTAAAGGAGCTTCTGTATTAAGAGCTATGAATAATGGAGTATTTGATGTTGTATCAACTGTAGCTGATTATGTTGTTTCAGATGCTCCAGGATTAGCTGGGTTGGATTTGCCTGCATTAGCACCTGATCTTGAATTAGCTAAAAAAGTAGTAGAAGCTTACAGACCTGTTATGGAAGATATTATTGAAAAAAGGTTTAATGCAAAATTATTAGCTGTTGTTCCATATCCAGCTCAGGTATTATTTTGTAGAGTAGAAATTGATGGTTTAAAAGATCTTAAAGGTAAAAAAATTAGAGCAAGTGGTTGGACTACTTCAAAATTTATTGATGCTTTGGGTGCAACAGGAGTGACAATTAGCTTTAGTGAAGTGGCTACATCTTTACAAAGGGGAGTAGTTGATTGTGCAGTTACTGGATCTTTGTCAGGATATTCTGCAGGATGGGGTGATGTTACTAATTATTTATATCCATTGCCTATTGGAGGCTGGGATTATGTTATCACAGTAATGAACATGGATGTATGGAACAGTCTTAGCAAATCAGAGCAAGAACTTCTGAGTAAATTAATTAAAGAAAAATTAGAGATTCCTGCTTGGGAAGATGCTGATGAGGAAACTGTACAGGGAATTAATTGTTTAACAGGCATAGGAAAATGCGATTATGGAAAACCTAATAAGTTAAAACTAGTTGATATTAAAAAAGAAGATATGCAGTTGTCGAAAAAAATATTGGTAAATGACGTGTTACCAGCTTGGGCAAAACAAGTGACTCCTGATATTGTAGAAAAATGGAATGATACTATTGGAAAAGTAGTAGGGTTAAAAGCAAACAAATAA